The stretch of DNA CATCGCCGCCGACCTGGCCGCGCGCGCCGACCGCGGACCCGAGGAATTCGAATATCAGATGCTGCACGGCGTGCGCCCGGACGAACAGGTCCGGTTGGCGGGCACCGGCGCGACGGTGCGGGTCTATGTGCCGTTCGGCGCGCAGTGGTACGGCTATCTCATGCGTAGGCTCGCGGAGCGACCCGCGAACGTGGCGTTCTTTGCCAGGGCGGTGCTCACCCGGAGCTGAGGTCGCAGCAGTGCAGCAGGAGGATGGCGGATGGTGCAGCGAGTGGCCGTGCTCGGCGGCGGCAAGATGGGCGAGGCGCTGCTCTCGGGGCTGTTGCGGGCCGGTCGTCCGGTCGACGCCCTGGTGGTCACCGAACGCCACCCCGAACGCGCGCTGGAACTGCGCGAGCGCTACGGGGTGGCTACCCCGAGCAACCTCGAAGCGGTCAAGCACGCCGAGATGTTGGTGCTCGTGGTCAAGCCGCAGGACATGAGCACGCTGCTCACCGAGATCGGTCCCGACGTGCGACCGGACCAACTGGTGGTGTCGGTGGCCGCGGGCATTCCCACCGCGTTCGTGGAGCGTCACCTCGGCGACGGCGTGCCGGTGGTGCGGGTGATGTCCAACACCGCGGTGTTCGTGGACGCCGCGATGAGCGCGATCTCCGCGGGCTCGCATGCCG from Sporichthyaceae bacterium encodes:
- the proC gene encoding pyrroline-5-carboxylate reductase, translating into MVQRVAVLGGGKMGEALLSGLLRAGRPVDALVVTERHPERALELRERYGVATPSNLEAVKHAEMLVLVVKPQDMSTLLTEIGPDVRPDQLVVSVAAGIPTAFVERHLGDGVPVVRVMSNTAVFVDAAMSAISAGSHAGAEHLRAAEALFAPVGEVIRVPEAQLDAVTALSGSGPAYFFYLVEAMTEAGILLGLPREVAHHLIVQTAVGSAKMLKESGEHPVKLREAVMSPAGTTIAAIREMENHGVRAALLAALEAARDRSRELASGIG